In the Anolis sagrei isolate rAnoSag1 chromosome 1, rAnoSag1.mat, whole genome shotgun sequence genome, TCAGAAACTTATCCTTCTTAGTGCTGATTATGGCAACTCCATCAACATATTGCGCCAATTATGAAAGTTATAACCGTACCTGCACGTGAACAGCACCACTTCTGTCATGATTCAATCTTTTTCGAGGCTTTTTAAGGAGAGGCTAAATGGAGTTgatttgattttgcattcctgTCTGGCTGaaagtggttggactagatgcccctggaggtctcttccggtggagtctccttctttggaggttttaaactgaggctggatttCTGTCTTTTGGGAGGGTTTTGACTGTGTCTTACTGCCTGGCTCaggggggttggagtggatgcccTTTGGAGATCTTTTCCGTGTTTCCCTTCTCACCACACCCCCCAGCCACTGGGGGAGGCGCATTTTTCATGTGACACACTTGTGGACTACAGATGCCACACTAGTGTGTCCCAACATACATTTTGGAATGTCACTGAAGCTATGCTAATTCAGCCTGACGGACCCCATATTCTTTGAAACTGTCTGCATTCAGTTAGTCTGATGGGTCTTGTATTCCTTTTAGGCTGATTCACCATTCGGGTTCTTATAAGGATAACTAGGGCTAGACTAAGATATGCTGGGGCTCCAAACTGTGTCAAGTTTAAGTAGCCCCAGAGGTATATTAAAAGGTGTATGTTATTGTCAATGTTATGAAAACTagtaattttgttattattttgcatttgtaGTCGTAAACAATACTTTGCTTGCTTTATTGGTAAATCTGCCATTGGGCCTATGGTGCTGAGGAGAAGagccattttaaaaatacatgtttgtgtttttatctctgtaatttattgtatgtattttatgtttacGTGTTTCTGACTTTGTTGTATTCCTCCTCTAGGCAAcaggagaggtggataataaaTAGCAATCCAAACTTTTCCCcccccacaatcgtgatgtcgttgtatttatttatttatttgttgcatttgttaaccgccgctctcagccctagagaGACTCgcggcagtgtacaacatataaaaccacatttTACAATAagctacaacaacaaaaaccaacatCACTAATAtacaatcatctaattacactaaaataatccgctccgtcttatcatagaatcataaccaagctcgtagtccatattccgttccagttgtcatttccagttgctGTAGCATTgtagtattgtgttccaaaactttgtcagtctggatgcgaaagtcccacagtatttttgcgtgttcattttccactacttttgcaggtttatgatcccaccagttctttattgctggcaggtggtacttgtgacagaAGTTCCAATTAATAATTTGAGCCACATAGTTGAGACTCTGTTTGTAAGATAACATGGTGGGCTTTCCATTTTACATGTGTAGTATCTCTTTACCTCGCCTACAGGTAATGGTCCCTTTCCTGGAATCATTGATCTTTACGGAGCTGGAGGAGGTCTCCCTGAATACCGAGCGTGTTTGTTGGCCAATCGTGGCTTCGCCATGTTTGCACTGGCCTATTATGGCTATGAAGGTCTTCCCAAGCAGCTAAAGGATTTACGTCTGGAGTATTTTGAAGAAGGTGTAAATTACATGCTAAAACACCCAATGGTAAGCCATGTGTGGATGATCTTCATCAAAATAGGAAGACCTTTTCCTTAATTTACCACACCTCAGACTGAATGGCTTGTGCAGCTTGAAATTAGGTTGCAAATACGGGCCATTCTGGCTCTTAAAAGCCAGTGTGGTGCAGAATATGCTTTCAGAAGAAgtataaaggcaccagatcctttcTGATCTTTGAAATGAAACAGAATCAGCCCTGGTTCATATTTTGATGGGATTCCACTAAGTAATACtaggtactgtaggctatatttcagagaaaggaatagCCAAAACTACTTCCAGGAATTCTTTGCCTGAAATTCATAAGCTCATCAAAAGTTGACTGATGACTTGAAGGTAAATATACCTATTATTGCATGATTTATACATTACAAAAAGAGGGTGTCCATACTTGAGGGTAGCTGTGAAGAAAGGacctcacatttacatgtttttgataTCCAGATACTATTGTGCAGAGAGAATGCTCTGTCAGGGGATTCTGTAGAGGAGGCTTCCCCTCAGATATAAGATAGCTTGTTTGGGCCCTGTTTCAGAAGCCTGTGTAAGTGATAGATGGGTCTCCTGTCAACACATCCCCCCAAAAGCTTCCAGATCTTGGAGAAGCCTGTGAAACTTCAGACTTAAACTTGTATATATAGCCCTTCTGTCAAGGGAATAACCAGCTCACATTGCCATGAAGCAAGAACTGCAGTGCCTGGTTTCACATTACTACTCTGAATGATTTGGATTGTTGTTTCCTTATCTTACTCTTATACTTTGAACTTCCTTCTTTGTGCTGAATTCCTGATGTAGAATGATACCAAAAGTTACAAGAACCCATATATTTGCAGGGTAGGGGGAGATTGAGAAAGCAGGGAAGTCTTAGGCAGTTGCTGTGATAAAAGCCATACACAAATGCCAATGAATCCGCTTAACTGTCTAGTCCAACTAGGGATGAACAACAGTGTAATCAGACATGTGAGATGCACTTGCACAGCTCTTCCAGTATTACTCTTAAtttctctttctcattttctttttcctccttcaggTCAAAGGCCCAGGAATTGGGCTGCTTGGACACTCCAAAGCAGGTGATCTCTGTGTCTCTATGGCTTCTTTCTTGAAGGGTATAACAGCGATAGTCACAGTTAATGGCTCTGTAGTTAATGTTGGTGCAGCCCTGCACTACAAGGACATCACCATTCCTCCTATTGGCGTTGACACAAAACGAGCCAAATTTGACAGCGCTGGGGTTGCTGACATTATTGACGTCCTGGAAGATCCACTTGAGGGTGAGGGGCGCAAAAGCTTTATTCCACTGGAGAGGGCTGAGGGACGCTTTCTTTTCATTGTCGGCCAGGATGACCATAACTGGAAGAGTGAATTCTATGCAAATGAAGGCTCTAAACGTTTGCAGGCTCATGGAAAATCAAAACCAGAGATAATCTGCTATCCTGGAGCAGGACATTACATTGAGCCACCTTATATGCCCTTCTGCGCAGTTTCCATGCATTTCTTGGTGGGCAGCCCCGTGATTTGGGGAGGAGAGCCTAGGGCTCATGCAGCAGCACAAGAAGATGCTTGGCAGCAGATTCAGGCTTTCTTCCACAAGCACCTTGGTGGTGAACAAGGTGCAAAAGAAAGCAGATTGTGAGAGCTTTGGTCCCGAGATATGTGTTTCAAGATGGATGCAAGAAGGCTGTATATTCTGCTAAGCAAGATGTTGATGAAATAAAGTTGGCATGTGTGAAGTGTAAGCTTGTGGAGGGAGACTGATGGGAAAGCCCAATACTCACCCGCCTACAAATTTGTGCCTTAAACTCACCACCTTAAACTTTGTGCTTAAACTAGCCATTCTTATTGATGTTCAGCAGACTGACAGAAGAGTCTGCTGACAGTGTCTGGGAAGATTTGCAGGATGACCTAGTTGCATTGCCAAGGTGAAAAGTTGTATTCGCTTATAATATACAGATTGGTTCTTTctggttttgtttctttttgcttcTTACTCAAAATAACAATTCCTCACATCAAGTTGTATATCCAAATCAATTTGGGTATGAACTAACCCGTTGAACATACCATTTGGTGGGATGTGTACAAAATTTAAATGAAAGAGGTAtaccctcttttcctcctttttgggAGGGAAAATTAACATTTTATCAGCACTTGGATAATGTTTAAAATGCTGTCACTGTCAGCTTTCAAAGGTAACTTCAGACATAGCAATTTTACTTTTAACTTCAAAGTGTTTGCAAATCCAAGTTAGTGCCCTCCAGTTTAGCTCTGTTTTGTGTTCTCATAAAGTAATGATTAAAATGAAATTGCACTGTAACTTATTACGGTTTCtaaataaaatcaacattgaGATGAGTATTCAGTGCTGCTTTGCTTCTTCTATACTCTGAATCACAAAAATAGTCAATAGATTTAGAGTGttagtgcctcactaaactacaactcccacgattccataatattgagtggtagttatttaattatttattgtgtcaggagtgaaccaaacactTGTATCCTGATAtgcttaatttaattttaatatgcTTAAtccactgttaggaattgtgggagccaaaacacctggagaaacaAAGCTTCAAGAACCACTGTACTGAAACACagggggccattccacacagccatataacccagaatatcaaggtagaaaatcccacatctgctttgaactgggttatctgagtccacactgccatatatcccagttcaaagcagataatgtggggttttatacagctgtgtggaatgggtccctaaatatcaaggcaggaaatcctgcAATATAtgcattgaactggtttatctgagtccacactgccatatattccagttcaaagcagaaaatgtgggattgtattcgactgtgtggaaggggcctatgtcaAGAttaactgtgggcccttccacacagccctatatcccagaatatcaaggcagaaaatcccacaaatatctgctttgaactgggtagagtccacactcagataatgtgggattttctgccttgatattctgggacagagGGCTGTGTAGAAGTGCCCAAGTACAAAGTCctgcatttgtttttgttttgttttttttaaaaaaaccaaaatcctaagggtccttccagacaggacctatatccctggatctgattccaggttttctgtttatcccagattatcaggcagtggggactcggggcccttccacacagccctatatcccagaatatcaaggcagaacatcccatgatatctgctttgaactgggttatctgagtccaaacactaataatgtaggattttctgccttgatattctgggatagagggctgtgtggaagagccccaaaCTCCAGCTGTTGGGACCTccagctcctagaattcctgaccattgaacaaggtgtgtagggcagtggttcccaacctgtgggttcccagatgttttgggcttcaactcccagaaatccttacagctggtaaactggctaggatttctgggagttgtaggccaaagcacctggggacacacagattGGGATCCACTGTACTAGGGtttatgggagttggaggcctaaaCAGCGGAGGGACGCAGTTTGAAGATGCCGACCTGTCTTGGATCGATCGAAGCTGTCTGCCTAAATGCTTCCGCGTGCACCTAGCGCGATCGATTGCTTTTGCCTGACGTCATCGGCAGCGGCGTCTTTAAGAGTGCAAAAGTGTTCTTAAAGGGGCCGCGCccccattcctccctccctcccgcccacCATGTGGAGAGCGACTCCAGGCTTCCGTGCAGCCGGGTCCTTGGCCGGGCTTGCCTTCCGAAGGGCGGCCGCGACGGTGACGGTGACCCCCGCGGAGGGGTTGGCGGACCGGCCTGCGGAGATCCACGTGCGGGGCCTGCCTCCCGGGCAGGAGGTCACCCTCCGGGCGCTCGCTGCCGGCGAGCAGGGCAGCCTCTTCGACGCCTGCGCCCACTACCGCGCGGATGCGGGGGGCGCGGTGGACGTGGGCGCGGAGGCCTCCCTGGGCGGGGACTTCGTGGGCCGCGAGCCCATGGGCCTCTTCTGGAGCCTCTCCCCGGCCGCCATGGAGCGGCCCCACCGGCGCCTGGAGCCCCCGAGCGCCGAGGCGGCCCTGGAGGTGGAGCTCTCCGTGCACCGCGGGCACAGCGGCCCAGGAGGGATCCCCGGGCAAGTGCTGGCCAAGGCCCGCGCGGAGAGGCGCTTCACGCTCCCCGGGATCAGGAAGGTCCGGCTGAAGGAGGGGCCCGTGCGGGgatccctcttcctccccgcaGGTGCGCTTCCGACCGGGCACCTCCCCAACTAGGCCAGGCAGGGGACAAcatcgcccccccccctccgggtgttttggaattcagctcccacaattattataatgtaatgtattattattagaatcaaagcgttggaagaggcctcatcggccatccagaccaaccccctgccaagaagcattcaaatcacccctgacagatggcgatccagcctctgcttaaaagcttccaaagaaggaacctccaccacaccacagggcagagagttccacagctgaacggctctcacagtcaggaagttcttcctcatgttcagatggaatctcctttcttgttgtttgaagccactgtcccgcgtcctagtctccagggaagcggaaaacaagcttgctccctcctccctgtggcttcctctcacatatttatacatggctatcatatctcctctcagccttctcttcttcaggctaaacatgcccagctccttatgccattcctcatagggcttgttctccagacccttgatcattttagtcaccctcctctggacacattcaagcttgtcaatatctctcttcaattgtggtgcccagaattggacacagtattccaggtgtggtctaaccaagcggaatagaggagtagcattactttcctagatctagaccaggggtcctcaaactatggcccgggggccggatgtggctctccaaggtcatttacccagccctcgctcagggtcaacctaagtctaaaatgacttgaaagcacacaacaacaacaacaacaataacaacaatcctatctcatcagccaaaagtaggcccacacttcccattgaaatactaataattttatatttattgaaattgttcttcatttcaatcattgtattgtttttaagtgggttttttgcactacaaaaagatatgtgcagtgtgcataggaattcattctttttttttttccaaattataatccagccctccaacagtttgagatactgtgacctggtcctctgtttcaaaggtttgaggacccctgatctagacactatgctcctattgatgcaggccaaaatcccattggctttttttgccgtcacatcacattgggggcaaaaaaatattattattatatttatattacatgtaatgttacgaataatattacaatataatgatatagtacgatataataatatttaatactgatattattcTATGCTAAtagcataatatattgtatgtatatatatatcttctaagccgctctgagtcccctttggggtgagaagggtggcatataaatgtcgtaaataaaataattaataaataatttctAACAGTCGGTGCATCTATTGGtgctagggtgcatctacactcagtctgggctaacttgggccctccaggtgttttggatctcaactcccaccattcctaacaacctgagGCCCCCTTCCTTGGATCTGTCGCACACCATGACTGGAAAGGCACCCCTGAACCAATCTCACACTCCAGAGTTCAGTATAGAAGCACAGCAGTTTATTAAAGGAGAAATGCAGCTTCAGCAGAAAgaataaaagtattttaaaaggcATATAAAATATAGTCCGTGTAAAAAGGTAACAATCCAAAAGACCAAGGTACAGGCAAAACCTTTCAAACAGGAGTCTTGGTAAATATAACAGAgatccaaaaaaaaccccaaaaaaaccccctatgAGTCTATAAAACCACTTGAATCTAAGAGCGGTGGAAAAAACCAAGAAAAAACATTTGATATTAAAAACACGAGTCCATGAAAAACCAAATAGGAAAATCCAAGACTTGGGTCCATGAATCTTGAAACAAGAGAGAGGGGCTTAGGCTTGTTCCCTTAACCTAGATGTTGATTCTTCTAAAGAAATACTTTAAATCAACCCCCATTTATACTGAAACTATGTCTTTTTCCTTGAGAACTCTGAGGGCTCCTGTTAGATAACAGCCTCTGAGAATGGCGCCTCCCTTCAGCCACCTGTCTCTGCTGACAAATTGCTTTCCTTCTATCTAACTCAGGGAAGTCAGATGAATCTACATCTCCAATTAACACATTCCGATTAAATTCTGATCTTGGTTCTCTTGGGAAAGCTAGCTCAGACCTGTCAGCCTCTGAATCTGTCTCTAACTGAACACCCCCTTTTGATCTaacaatcccagaatcctcagtccCATCAGGAGCAACACCAGACTCCTGCACAGAATCCCCATTCTCATACTCGTGTAGGTCTGCAGAAGTTTGTTCActgtgttgtagtttttttgggctatatggccatgttctagaagcattatctcctgaagttttgcctgcatctatggtaggcatcctcagaggttgtgaggaagcctgccataaatgcaggcaaaatgtcaggagagactgcttctagaacatggccatatagcccaaaaaaccaacaacaacccagtgattctggctatgaaagccttcgacaatacatagtttgTTCACTAATCTGTGAAATCTCAGGCAATGAAACAATCGCAGGCTAAACCACAAAAggacctaaggctgttaggaatggtgagagttgaagtccaaaacacctggagggcctaagtgggtccatgcctgctttatattCTTTCATTGTCCTGTCCCAACAGCCTTATTGTTTATGCTTTTATTATTAGGGAATGGCCCCTTTCCAGGAGTGATAGATATGTTTGGTGACGAAGGCGGGCTAATTGAATTCCGATCTAGCCTTCTGGCCACGCATGGCTTTGCTGCTCTCGCCTTGCCGTATTTTCATTTTGAGGATCTCCCTCAAGTCATGGGCGATTTCCACCTTGAGTATTTTGAACAGGCGGCCAGGTTTCTGCTGCGCCATCCAAAGGTGAGTGTGGAGGCACACACTACGGGGGAGAAGAAGCCTGGAAATTGTAATGTTTTGGTTTTGTGTATATAGTTTTCTGACAGGAAGttcatatatttctttttaaacgACGTGCCTATGTGGCAcaaacaggcagtccccaagttacaaaccatgacttacaaataataataatagtaataatacctcactatttatatattgctttatCTTCCCGGAAGGACTCAAGAGTGgtttacagtacacatataaggcaaacattcaatgccttttacacaacaaacaacaacatataatacaCATATAATGTAAAGGTCTCCCTCTTTTTCATCTTTggcgtctggaggtgatgctcaactccggccatagGGAAGTGCACTTGTTCTATTTTCTGTGCCAAGGATCCTGCTGTCCGTAAACATCTCCAATCGTGTTGTTGGCATGTCTTCATGGGACACctttttaccttcccgccgaggcggtacctattgatc is a window encoding:
- the LOC132766835 gene encoding acyl-coenzyme A thioesterase 1-like, whose translation is MFPSCWSPSRASFSRLAAFPASFLPRFGSSMAANPRVLFAPSGRSLFDEPLRLSVEGLRPGQEVTLEASLEDERQELFEARAFYRADAEGRLDVSRSPALEGEGGSFSGLEPMGLLWSLRRPMRRLVKRDVQTPFVLKVDVRGGGPSEGPGPVLAHGTHERAFLGEGTRRIPVREGALRGTLFLPPGNGPFPGIIDLYGAGGGLPEYRACLLANRGFAMFALAYYGYEGLPKQLKDLRLEYFEEGVNYMLKHPMVKGPGIGLLGHSKAGDLCVSMASFLKGITAIVTVNGSVVNVGAALHYKDITIPPIGVDTKRAKFDSAGVADIIDVLEDPLEGEGRKSFIPLERAEGRFLFIVGQDDHNWKSEFYANEGSKRLQAHGKSKPEIICYPGAGHYIEPPYMPFCAVSMHFLVGSPVIWGGEPRAHAAAQEDAWQQIQAFFHKHLGGEQGAKESRL
- the LOC132766826 gene encoding acyl-coenzyme A thioesterase 1-like, translated to MWRATPGFRAAGSLAGLAFRRAAATVTVTPAEGLADRPAEIHVRGLPPGQEVTLRALAAGEQGSLFDACAHYRADAGGAVDVGAEASLGGDFVGREPMGLFWSLSPAAMERPHRRLEPPSAEAALEVELSVHRGHSGPGGIPGQVLAKARAERRFTLPGIRKVRLKEGPVRGSLFLPAGNGPFPGVIDMFGDEGGLIEFRSSLLATHGFAALALPYFHFEDLPQVMGDFHLEYFEQAARFLLRHPKVKGPGIGAVGTGKGAELASSMMTFLPEVVAAVCISGCSSITASALHYGEMTLPGLRFNMSRVSISENGVFDMYEALEDPMDPANSHCRIPVEKADGHFLFVVGEDDRYWKSCLYADIAIGCLRQHGKDNFTLLRYPGAGHRINPSFSPVCLIALDRILGVPILGGGEKKSHAHAQEHSWGKILEFLHFHLR